Proteins encoded together in one Cardiocondyla obscurior isolate alpha-2009 linkage group LG07, Cobs3.1, whole genome shotgun sequence window:
- the LOC139104193 gene encoding very long chain fatty acid elongase 1-like, which yields MYKTDLKVAFAFRKCLVFRHLRYRYLRYSETMAELEFNRHVTETMSNITDTRILALPLMNSPLYVIFISFAYWYTVYVFGPYFMKDRKPYSLKGFIQCYNIFQIVTNFWIVFNIVTNGGPFAAVWNYCEPFDQICGANSEKQIEILWWGLCLKIVDLIETVIFVLRKKVNQLSFLHTYHHLSTVVFFWVLIRYFIHGFLTTIAMLNCSVHVIMYLYYFLSTFGPNMQRRLLPFKKYLTLIQMGHIAFIFTYSLRGIAPNCGDETVKYFTLITFLNGSINFLCFLNFYKSYKKAKTA from the exons ATGTATAAGACTGATTTAAAAGTTGCGTTTGCGTTTCGGAAGTGCTTAGTGTTCCGGCATCTTCGTTACAGGTATCTTCGTTATAGTGAAACTATGGCTGAATTGGAATTTAACCGTCACGTTACAGAAACGATGTCTA ATATTACAGATACGCGGATATTAGCGTTGCCGTTAATGAATTCGCCGctgtatgtaatatttatatcgttcGCGTATTGGTACACTGTCTACGTCTTTGGACCGTATTTTATGAAAGACAGAAAGCCGTACTCATTAAAAGGCTTTATACAgtgttacaatatttttcaaattgttaCAAATTTTTGGATAGTATTTAACATCGTAACGAACGGTGGACCATTCGCTGCTGTATGGAATTATTGCGAACCGTTCGATCAAATCTGCGGAGCTAACAGCGAAAAG CAAATTGAGATTTTGTGGTGGGGACTTTGCCTGAAAATTGTTGATTTGATTGAAACCGTGATATTTGTGTTAAGGAAAAAAGTCAATCAGCTGTCATTTTTACACACGTATCATCACCTTTCGACGGTTGTCTTCTTCTGGGTGCTGATCAGATATTTCATTCACGGTTTTCTCACGACTATAGCAATGCTCAATTGTTCCGTACACGTGATAATGTACTTATATTACTTTCTGAGCACGTTTGGGCCGAATATGCAACGAAGACTTCTGCCGTTTAAAAAGTACCTTACTCTTATACAAATG GGACATATAgcatttatatttacgtaCAGTTTACGAGGTATTGCACCCAACTGCGGTGACGAAACTGTCAAGTATTTCACTCTTATAACATTTTTGAACGGTTCCATAAACTTTTTatgctttttaaatttttataaatcttacAAGAAAGCGAAGACCGCCTAG